The Lepidochelys kempii isolate rLepKem1 chromosome 5, rLepKem1.hap2, whole genome shotgun sequence genome window below encodes:
- the LOC140911519 gene encoding uncharacterized protein, translating into MTEECGKLQVTKQSSSAEVTMMEFQNRRRAPAWTEQEGMKDRGHNRDPKQCQVKLKELRQAYQKTRETNSRFGSEPKTSRFYDELHAILGGSATTTPAALFDSFNGDGGNTEAGFGDEEDDDEEEVVDSSQQASGETGFPNSQELFLTLDLEPVPPEPTQGCLPDTPGREGTSAACISRITGSSPSQRLAKIRRRKKRTRDEMFSDLMLSSHTDRAQTNAWRQTMSECRKAQNDREERWRAEERTEAERWRQRDKRRQDSMLRLLEDQTNMLQHMVELQERQQEHRPPLQSLCNQLPSSPSSVASSPRCPRTWGGALRPPSHSTPEDCPSNRRLEFNKF; encoded by the exons tgtggcaagctgcaggtgaccaagcagagctcatcagcagaggtgaccatgatggagttccagaatcgcagaagagctccagcatggaccgaacaggag ggcatgaaggacagaggccataacagggacccgaagcagtgccaggtgaaacttaaggagctgaggcaagcctaccagaaaaccagagagacgAACAGCCGctttgggtcagagcccaaaacaagccgcttctatgatgagctgcatgccattttagggggttcagccaccactaccccagccgcgttgtttgactccttcaatggagatggaggcaatacggaagcaggttttggggacgaagaagatgatgatgaggaggaggttgtagatagctcacagcaagcaagtggagaaaccggttttcccaacagccaggaactgtttctcaccctggacctggagccagtaccccccgaacccacccaaggctgcctcccagacacgccaggcagagaagggacctctg ctgcatgtatttcaaggataacaggatcttctccttcccagaggctagcaaagattagaaggcgaaaaaaacgcactcgcgatgaaatgttctctgacctcatgctgtcctcccacactgacagagcacagacgaatgcgtggaggcagacaatgtcagagtgcaggaaagcacaaaatgaccgggaggagaggtggcgagctgaagagaggactgaagctgaaaggtggcggcagcgtgataagaggaggcaggattcaatgctgaggctgctggaggatcaaactaatatgctccagcatatggttgagctgcaggaaaggcagcaggagcacagaccaccgctacagtccctgtgtaaccaactgccctcctccccaagttccgtagcctcctcacccagatgcccaagaacgtgggggggggccctccggccacccagccactccaccccagaggattgcccaagcaacagaaggctggaattcaataagttttaa